From Thunnus albacares chromosome 22, fThuAlb1.1, whole genome shotgun sequence, the proteins below share one genomic window:
- the LOC122973242 gene encoding uncharacterized protein LOC122973242 isoform X6 codes for MRLLLTFCSLAFCLPSVSNLTQKGWPGQCATTFLTMTGSLRWSNLKVAEQLAYYVHVSETPYREKSIKDNYTSNMYRYLASLTDDLCKKAGNIVLYIPKEGLQRSPEEASKDKKPVQRLENQGATERPRNVEDAGHLCPPARDSLLEDLLCQSHQPAAAKATGQADQKHHTALQVKQVCTSMNRGKKFKQASKTHH; via the exons ATGAGACTGCTTCTTACTTTTTGTTCTTTGGCCTTTTGTCTCCCCAGTGTTTCAAATCTGACCCAGAAGGGTTGGCCAGGACAGTGTGCCACAACCTTTCTGACAATGACTGGAAGTCTCAGGTGGTCCAACCTAAAG GTGGCAGAGCAGCTGGCCTACTACGTCCATGTGTCAGAGACG CCCTACAGGGAAAAGAGCATCAAGGACAACTACACTAGCAACATGTACCGGTACCTCGCCAGCCTCACAG ACGATCTGTGTAAGAAGGCGGGCAACATAGTGCTGTACATTCCAAAGGAAGGCCTACAGCGCAGCCCTGAGGAGGCCAGCAAGGACAAGAAGCCAGTACAGAGACTGGAGA ATCAAGGAGCTACTGAACGGCCAAGAAATGTTGAGGATGCGGGACACCTCTGTCCTCCTGCAAGAGATAGTCTTCTGGAGGACCTGCTGTGCCAGTCAcatcagccagcagctgcaaaAGCCACAGGTCAAGCAGATCAAAAGCATCACACAGCTCTCCAGGTAAAGCAAGTCTGCACATCCATGAACCGCGG aaagaaattcaagcaagcaagcaaaacGCATCATTAA
- the LOC122973242 gene encoding uncharacterized protein LOC122973242 isoform X5 yields the protein MRLLLTFCSLAFCLPSVSNLTQKGWPGQCATTFLTMTGSLRWSNLKQRLLVLWIIPGVTKDLWMKDRERKLYNSTNTPPSQPWHRVESSVPSQVAEQLAYYVHVSETPYREKSIKDNYTSNMYRYLASLTDQGATERPRNVEDAGHLCPPARDSLLEDLLCQSHQPAAAKATGQADQKHHTALQVKQVCTSMNRGKKFKQASKTHH from the exons ATGAGACTGCTTCTTACTTTTTGTTCTTTGGCCTTTTGTCTCCCCAGTGTTTCAAATCTGACCCAGAAGGGTTGGCCAGGACAGTGTGCCACAACCTTTCTGACAATGACTGGAAGTCTCAGGTGGTCCAACCTAAAG CAGAGGTTGTTAGTTCTGTGGATCATTCCCGGTGTAACCAAGGACTTGTGgatgaaggacagagagagaaagctgtATAATTCCACCAACACACCTCCATCGCAACCGTGGCATCGGGTGGAGTCCTCCGTTCCCTCACAG GTGGCAGAGCAGCTGGCCTACTACGTCCATGTGTCAGAGACG CCCTACAGGGAAAAGAGCATCAAGGACAACTACACTAGCAACATGTACCGGTACCTCGCCAGCCTCACAG ATCAAGGAGCTACTGAACGGCCAAGAAATGTTGAGGATGCGGGACACCTCTGTCCTCCTGCAAGAGATAGTCTTCTGGAGGACCTGCTGTGCCAGTCAcatcagccagcagctgcaaaAGCCACAGGTCAAGCAGATCAAAAGCATCACACAGCTCTCCAGGTAAAGCAAGTCTGCACATCCATGAACCGCGG aaagaaattcaagcaagcaagcaaaacGCATCATTAA
- the LOC122973242 gene encoding uncharacterized protein LOC122973242 isoform X8, whose protein sequence is MWHIRSHVDDFYSSQIPRRAACQSYRDNSFRPHHTTPCSHKVSSKGWVLDQTSIFVLVDAFVQRLRDLLENSAKPIPFVIQSVAICHLSGSLRTLTEDIVECRCPPLQIHALACGISFSLCHVTASSSLPVGRRVSRGSCRTSAGTRGQRSPAACWRYRATSTTAYRLCTLLAQAS, encoded by the exons ATGTGGCATATCAGGAGCCATGTTGATGATTTCTACTCCAGCCAGATTCCTCGTCGTGCAGCCTGTCAGAGCTACAGAGACAACAGCTTTCGGCCTCATCACACAACACCTTGCTCTCATAAG GTATCCTCCAAAGGCTGGGTCTTGGACCAAACCAGCATTTTTGTTCTGGTTGATGCCTTCGTTCAAAGGTTAAGAGACCTGCTCGAG AATTCAGCCAAGCCCATACCTTTTGTCATACAAAGTGTGGCTATCTGTCATCTCTCCG GCTCTCTGAGGACTTTGACAGAAGATATCGTTGAATGCAGATGTCCCCCTTTACAAATCCATG CTTTGGCATGTGGGATATCATTTTCTCTTTGCCACGTGACTGCCAGTAGCAGCTTGCCCGTTGGGAGGAGGGTCAGCAGAGGGTCCTGCCGCACTTCGGCAGGCACCAGGGGCCAGAGGTCACCCGCTGCGTGCTGGAGATACAGAGCAACCTCCACCACTGCCTACAGATTGTGCACTTTGTTGGCACAGGCATCCTAG
- the LOC122973242 gene encoding uncharacterized protein LOC122973242 isoform X1 produces MRLLLTFCSLAFCLPSVSNLTQKGWPGQCATTFLTMTGSLRWSNLKQRLLVLWIIPGVTKDLWMKDRERKLYNSTNTPPSQPWHRVESSVPSQVAEQLAYYVHVSETPYREKSIKDNYTSNMYRYLASLTDDLCKKAGNIVLYIPKEGLQRSPEEASKDKKPVQRLENQGATERPRNVEDAGHLCPPARDSLLEDLLCQSHQPAAAKATGQADQKHHTALQVKQVCTSMNRGKKFKQASKTHH; encoded by the exons ATGAGACTGCTTCTTACTTTTTGTTCTTTGGCCTTTTGTCTCCCCAGTGTTTCAAATCTGACCCAGAAGGGTTGGCCAGGACAGTGTGCCACAACCTTTCTGACAATGACTGGAAGTCTCAGGTGGTCCAACCTAAAG CAGAGGTTGTTAGTTCTGTGGATCATTCCCGGTGTAACCAAGGACTTGTGgatgaaggacagagagagaaagctgtATAATTCCACCAACACACCTCCATCGCAACCGTGGCATCGGGTGGAGTCCTCCGTTCCCTCACAG GTGGCAGAGCAGCTGGCCTACTACGTCCATGTGTCAGAGACG CCCTACAGGGAAAAGAGCATCAAGGACAACTACACTAGCAACATGTACCGGTACCTCGCCAGCCTCACAG ACGATCTGTGTAAGAAGGCGGGCAACATAGTGCTGTACATTCCAAAGGAAGGCCTACAGCGCAGCCCTGAGGAGGCCAGCAAGGACAAGAAGCCAGTACAGAGACTGGAGA ATCAAGGAGCTACTGAACGGCCAAGAAATGTTGAGGATGCGGGACACCTCTGTCCTCCTGCAAGAGATAGTCTTCTGGAGGACCTGCTGTGCCAGTCAcatcagccagcagctgcaaaAGCCACAGGTCAAGCAGATCAAAAGCATCACACAGCTCTCCAGGTAAAGCAAGTCTGCACATCCATGAACCGCGG aaagaaattcaagcaagcaagcaaaacGCATCATTAA
- the LOC122973242 gene encoding uncharacterized protein LOC122973242 isoform X2 — protein sequence MRLLLTFCSLAFCLPSVSNLTQKGWPGQCATTFLTMTGSLRWSNLKRLLVLWIIPGVTKDLWMKDRERKLYNSTNTPPSQPWHRVESSVPSQVAEQLAYYVHVSETPYREKSIKDNYTSNMYRYLASLTDDLCKKAGNIVLYIPKEGLQRSPEEASKDKKPVQRLENQGATERPRNVEDAGHLCPPARDSLLEDLLCQSHQPAAAKATGQADQKHHTALQVKQVCTSMNRGKKFKQASKTHH from the exons ATGAGACTGCTTCTTACTTTTTGTTCTTTGGCCTTTTGTCTCCCCAGTGTTTCAAATCTGACCCAGAAGGGTTGGCCAGGACAGTGTGCCACAACCTTTCTGACAATGACTGGAAGTCTCAGGTGGTCCAACCTAAAG AGGTTGTTAGTTCTGTGGATCATTCCCGGTGTAACCAAGGACTTGTGgatgaaggacagagagagaaagctgtATAATTCCACCAACACACCTCCATCGCAACCGTGGCATCGGGTGGAGTCCTCCGTTCCCTCACAG GTGGCAGAGCAGCTGGCCTACTACGTCCATGTGTCAGAGACG CCCTACAGGGAAAAGAGCATCAAGGACAACTACACTAGCAACATGTACCGGTACCTCGCCAGCCTCACAG ACGATCTGTGTAAGAAGGCGGGCAACATAGTGCTGTACATTCCAAAGGAAGGCCTACAGCGCAGCCCTGAGGAGGCCAGCAAGGACAAGAAGCCAGTACAGAGACTGGAGA ATCAAGGAGCTACTGAACGGCCAAGAAATGTTGAGGATGCGGGACACCTCTGTCCTCCTGCAAGAGATAGTCTTCTGGAGGACCTGCTGTGCCAGTCAcatcagccagcagctgcaaaAGCCACAGGTCAAGCAGATCAAAAGCATCACACAGCTCTCCAGGTAAAGCAAGTCTGCACATCCATGAACCGCGG aaagaaattcaagcaagcaagcaaaacGCATCATTAA
- the LOC122973242 gene encoding uncharacterized protein LOC122973242 isoform X4, which translates to MTGSLRWSNLKQRLLVLWIIPGVTKDLWMKDRERKLYNSTNTPPSQPWHRVESSVPSQVAEQLAYYVHVSETPYREKSIKDNYTSNMYRYLASLTDDLCKKAGNIVLYIPKEGLQRSPEEASKDKKPVQRLENQGATERPRNVEDAGHLCPPARDSLLEDLLCQSHQPAAAKATGQADQKHHTALQVKQVCTSMNRGKKFKQASKTHH; encoded by the exons ATGACTGGAAGTCTCAGGTGGTCCAACCTAAAG CAGAGGTTGTTAGTTCTGTGGATCATTCCCGGTGTAACCAAGGACTTGTGgatgaaggacagagagagaaagctgtATAATTCCACCAACACACCTCCATCGCAACCGTGGCATCGGGTGGAGTCCTCCGTTCCCTCACAG GTGGCAGAGCAGCTGGCCTACTACGTCCATGTGTCAGAGACG CCCTACAGGGAAAAGAGCATCAAGGACAACTACACTAGCAACATGTACCGGTACCTCGCCAGCCTCACAG ACGATCTGTGTAAGAAGGCGGGCAACATAGTGCTGTACATTCCAAAGGAAGGCCTACAGCGCAGCCCTGAGGAGGCCAGCAAGGACAAGAAGCCAGTACAGAGACTGGAGA ATCAAGGAGCTACTGAACGGCCAAGAAATGTTGAGGATGCGGGACACCTCTGTCCTCCTGCAAGAGATAGTCTTCTGGAGGACCTGCTGTGCCAGTCAcatcagccagcagctgcaaaAGCCACAGGTCAAGCAGATCAAAAGCATCACACAGCTCTCCAGGTAAAGCAAGTCTGCACATCCATGAACCGCGG aaagaaattcaagcaagcaagcaaaacGCATCATTAA
- the LOC122973242 gene encoding uncharacterized protein LOC122973242 isoform X3 has translation MADLENMETRPTLLRLLVLWIIPGVTKDLWMKDRERKLYNSTNTPPSQPWHRVESSVPSQVAEQLAYYVHVSETPYREKSIKDNYTSNMYRYLASLTDDLCKKAGNIVLYIPKEGLQRSPEEASKDKKPVQRLENQGATERPRNVEDAGHLCPPARDSLLEDLLCQSHQPAAAKATGQADQKHHTALQVKQVCTSMNRGKKFKQASKTHH, from the exons atggCAGATTTGGAGAATATGGAGACCAGGCCGACATTGTTG AGGTTGTTAGTTCTGTGGATCATTCCCGGTGTAACCAAGGACTTGTGgatgaaggacagagagagaaagctgtATAATTCCACCAACACACCTCCATCGCAACCGTGGCATCGGGTGGAGTCCTCCGTTCCCTCACAG GTGGCAGAGCAGCTGGCCTACTACGTCCATGTGTCAGAGACG CCCTACAGGGAAAAGAGCATCAAGGACAACTACACTAGCAACATGTACCGGTACCTCGCCAGCCTCACAG ACGATCTGTGTAAGAAGGCGGGCAACATAGTGCTGTACATTCCAAAGGAAGGCCTACAGCGCAGCCCTGAGGAGGCCAGCAAGGACAAGAAGCCAGTACAGAGACTGGAGA ATCAAGGAGCTACTGAACGGCCAAGAAATGTTGAGGATGCGGGACACCTCTGTCCTCCTGCAAGAGATAGTCTTCTGGAGGACCTGCTGTGCCAGTCAcatcagccagcagctgcaaaAGCCACAGGTCAAGCAGATCAAAAGCATCACACAGCTCTCCAGGTAAAGCAAGTCTGCACATCCATGAACCGCGG aaagaaattcaagcaagcaagcaaaacGCATCATTAA
- the LOC122973242 gene encoding uncharacterized protein LOC122973242 isoform X9 has translation MADLENMETRPTLLVAEQLAYYVHVSETPYREKSIKDNYTSNMYRYLASLTDDLCKKAGNIVLYIPKEGLQRSPEEASKDKKPVQRLENQGATERPRNVEDAGHLCPPARDSLLEDLLCQSHQPAAAKATGQADQKHHTALQVKQVCTSMNRGKKFKQASKTHH, from the exons atggCAGATTTGGAGAATATGGAGACCAGGCCGACATTGTTG GTGGCAGAGCAGCTGGCCTACTACGTCCATGTGTCAGAGACG CCCTACAGGGAAAAGAGCATCAAGGACAACTACACTAGCAACATGTACCGGTACCTCGCCAGCCTCACAG ACGATCTGTGTAAGAAGGCGGGCAACATAGTGCTGTACATTCCAAAGGAAGGCCTACAGCGCAGCCCTGAGGAGGCCAGCAAGGACAAGAAGCCAGTACAGAGACTGGAGA ATCAAGGAGCTACTGAACGGCCAAGAAATGTTGAGGATGCGGGACACCTCTGTCCTCCTGCAAGAGATAGTCTTCTGGAGGACCTGCTGTGCCAGTCAcatcagccagcagctgcaaaAGCCACAGGTCAAGCAGATCAAAAGCATCACACAGCTCTCCAGGTAAAGCAAGTCTGCACATCCATGAACCGCGG aaagaaattcaagcaagcaagcaaaacGCATCATTAA
- the LOC122973242 gene encoding uncharacterized protein LOC122973242 isoform X7, with amino-acid sequence MRLLLTFCSLAFCLPSVSNLTQKGWPGQCATTFLTMTGSLRWSNLKQRLLVLWIIPGVTKDLWMKDRERKLYNSTNTPPSQPWHRVESSVPSQVAEQLAYYVHVSETPYREKSIKDNYTSNMYRYLASLTVLQKLGFVLVSGPLVCSSVLMSALLACCWLLLSAAAVWIPGFFFFIIFF; translated from the exons ATGAGACTGCTTCTTACTTTTTGTTCTTTGGCCTTTTGTCTCCCCAGTGTTTCAAATCTGACCCAGAAGGGTTGGCCAGGACAGTGTGCCACAACCTTTCTGACAATGACTGGAAGTCTCAGGTGGTCCAACCTAAAG CAGAGGTTGTTAGTTCTGTGGATCATTCCCGGTGTAACCAAGGACTTGTGgatgaaggacagagagagaaagctgtATAATTCCACCAACACACCTCCATCGCAACCGTGGCATCGGGTGGAGTCCTCCGTTCCCTCACAG GTGGCAGAGCAGCTGGCCTACTACGTCCATGTGTCAGAGACG CCCTACAGGGAAAAGAGCATCAAGGACAACTACACTAGCAACATGTACCGGTACCTCGCCAGCCTCACAG TCCTCCAGAAGCTTGGCTTTGTCCTGGTGTCTGGCCCGCTGGTCTGCAGCAGTGTTCTGATGTCGGCGCTGCTGGCCTGCTGCTGGTTGCTactgtctgctgcagctgtctggattccaggattttttttttttattatttttttttga